From Microbacterium pseudoresistens, the proteins below share one genomic window:
- a CDS encoding leucyl aminopeptidase translates to MTTPALELSQGAPADANADAVVLLVSGDSDSASSLSPFEAVAAPLGSIGFTYTAGSTARVPAPEVTDLPVLVASTGPDPDASLVRGAAGAALRTLTGFDRVSVLLADDIRPFAVAAAEGALLGGYRFDDYRSGDEPGRAKTVVLHADLSDAAVARAVILADAVALTKDLVTTPAEWLGPDDLAERAVAAVDGLPIAVDVWDESRLADEGFGGILGVGQGSERPPRLVKLDYSPENAVSHIALVGKGITFDTGGLSLKPPAGMVGMKTDMTGAASVLAAVRAVAALGLLVRITSWLCIADNMPSGRAIRPGDVLRMLGGTTVEVLNTDAEGRLVLGDGLVAASREHPDLIVDVATLTGAIVVSLGMRHTGVFGDDDSVQEVLAAATVEGELAWPMPLPDYMEDDLKSPIADMVNAKIGDRAGGSLFAGLFLRRFVGRTSDDADAPRIPWAHLDIAGSSEHSGSPYGFTGKGATGAMVRTLVALAETRASGAEA, encoded by the coding sequence ATGACCACTCCTGCGCTCGAGCTCTCACAAGGAGCTCCGGCGGATGCGAATGCGGACGCGGTCGTCCTGCTCGTATCCGGCGATTCCGACTCCGCTTCGTCTCTCTCCCCCTTCGAGGCGGTCGCCGCCCCGCTCGGATCGATCGGCTTCACCTACACCGCCGGTTCGACGGCGCGCGTTCCCGCGCCCGAGGTGACCGACCTCCCAGTGCTGGTGGCCAGCACCGGCCCGGATCCCGACGCCTCGCTCGTGCGCGGAGCCGCCGGAGCCGCGCTGCGCACGCTGACCGGGTTCGACCGCGTCAGCGTGCTGCTGGCCGATGACATCCGTCCGTTCGCGGTCGCCGCGGCGGAGGGCGCGCTGCTGGGCGGCTACCGGTTCGACGACTACCGCTCCGGCGACGAGCCGGGGCGCGCGAAGACCGTCGTCCTGCACGCCGACCTGTCGGATGCGGCCGTCGCACGCGCCGTCATCCTCGCCGACGCCGTCGCCCTGACCAAGGACCTCGTCACCACCCCCGCCGAATGGCTCGGCCCCGATGACCTCGCCGAACGCGCCGTCGCAGCCGTCGATGGGCTCCCCATCGCAGTGGACGTGTGGGATGAGAGCCGGCTCGCCGACGAGGGATTCGGCGGAATCCTCGGCGTAGGACAAGGCTCGGAACGCCCACCCCGCCTGGTGAAGCTGGACTACTCCCCTGAGAACGCCGTCTCGCACATCGCGCTCGTCGGCAAGGGGATCACCTTCGACACCGGCGGCCTGTCGCTCAAGCCACCGGCCGGCATGGTCGGGATGAAGACCGACATGACCGGCGCCGCCAGCGTTCTCGCCGCGGTGCGCGCCGTCGCCGCGCTCGGACTGCTGGTGCGCATCACCTCCTGGCTGTGCATCGCCGACAACATGCCCTCCGGCCGCGCCATCCGCCCCGGCGACGTGCTGCGGATGCTCGGCGGGACCACGGTCGAGGTGCTGAACACCGACGCCGAGGGCCGGCTCGTGCTCGGCGACGGACTCGTCGCTGCGAGCCGTGAGCACCCCGATCTCATCGTCGACGTCGCCACCCTCACCGGTGCGATCGTCGTCTCGCTCGGCATGCGCCACACAGGCGTCTTCGGCGACGACGACAGCGTGCAGGAGGTGCTCGCCGCCGCCACCGTGGAAGGCGAGCTCGCCTGGCCGATGCCTCTGCCGGACTACATGGAAGACGACCTGAAGTCACCCATCGCCGACATGGTCAACGCCAAGATCGGCGACCGTGCGGGCGGTTCGCTGTTCGCCGGGCTGTTCCTGCGTCGTTTCGTCGGACGCACCTCCGACGACGCGGACGCCCCGCGCATCCCGTGGGCCCACCTCGACATCGCCGGCTCGTCCGAGCACAGCGGCTCGCCCTACGGCTTCACCGGCAAGGGCGCGACGGGCGCGATGGTCCGCACGCTCGTCGCCCTCGCCGAGACCCGAGCATCCGGAGCCGAGGCATGA